The Candidatus Cloacimonadota bacterium region ACAGGCGGGAACTAAGCGGGAAGTGAGTGGGAAGTGAGTGGGATGGGGTAAATGGGGAAAGCACCGACGACAGATCAGGCATTCGCCGGGGATGAACGAGAAACATCACGCGGAGGCAATGAGGTGGAACCTGAAAAGACACCATACAGAGCAGATTAGGGCGAAACGAGGCAAATGAAAAGCGGGTAGATTCGGTTATTTGAGAACGCCGTTGGCGGAATTTCCATTGACAGAAGCGCTGCCAAAGCGACAAAGGCTCCATGAGATACAGGATCACCAAAAAATCCCTGCTGAGCCTGGCGCTGGGGCTGATCGTCCTACTGGCCGTTCGTTTCCTTTCCGCGAAAGAAATCCGGGGCCAGGTGGTCTCCATCCAGGATGGCGACACCATCACGGTTTTGCAGGGCAGAACCACCTGTAAAGTGCGCCTGGCAGCGGTGGATTGCCCGGAAAAGGGGCAGGCTTTCGGCAATGTTGCCAAACAATTCACATCCGACCTCGTTTTTGGCAAGGCCGTGAAAGTGAAATATGAGGAACTCGACCGCTACAATAGATATCTGGGCACCGTTTACATCGGCGGGAAGAACCTGAACAAGGAACTGCTGAAAGCCGGCTTGGCCTGGCATTACAAGCAATACAGCAAAGACCCGGTTTTGGCTGCCCTGGAAGTGAAGGCCAGGCAGGACAGGAAAGGCCTCTGGTCTGACCCCAAAGCCATCCCGCCCTGGGAGTTCCGCCGCCTGAAAAGAGAAAAAGCTTGACGCTGCCGCCCCTTTTGGCAAACTGCTTCCAAACGGCATTTTCTCTGCCGCCGTTTTCTGATATCCGTTAAGTATTTGATATGTAAGACATACAAGGAGAACCGAGCCATGACAAGCATTCCCTGTTTCCTGGAAGCGGACCTCCACGGAAAAACCGTGCTGGTGCGCATGGACCACAATGTTGTGAAAAAAGGCAAGATCAAAGACCCGATGAGGATCGAAGCCACGATCCCCACCCTGCTGCATATTTTCAAGAAGGGTGGCCGCCCCATTTTGATGAGCCACGTGGGCAGGCCTTACAACAAAGCCACCGGAGCCATCACCATTTCCGAAGGCGAGGCGGTTGGCCCCATCGTTAAGTATCTGGAGGATAAACTCCAGTTGCGCGGACTGATTCCTGACTGTCCGGCTGAAGGCGAAAAGGGGATAACTGACCTTAGCCCCATCGGCGCAGCGGTTTCCGCCATGAAAGAGGGCAAGGCGGATTTCGTGTATCTGCCCAACACCCGCTGGTTCAAAGGCGAAGAGAGCAAAAACGAGGATTCTGACGCCCTGGCCGCCAAACTGGCCTCTTTTGCGGACCTCTTCATCAATGATGCTTTTGGTTCCTGGCAGCCGCATGCCTCCACCTTCAACATCACCAAGTATCTGCCTTCCTATGCCGGACTGCTGATGCTGAAAGAGATCGCCAACCTGCAGAAGGTCTTCGAGCCCCGCAAACCCCTGGTTTCCGTGGTGGCTGGCTCGAAATTCGACACTAAGATAGGACCCCTTTCCTCCCTCATCAAAATCAGCGACAAACTCGTGCTGGGCGGGGTTCTCTACAACGCCTACCTGGCTGTGAAATACCAAATCGGAATCAAGGGCCTGGAACCCTCCGACCTGGAAATGGCGGAAAAATTCCTGCAGGAAGCCGGACCCCTGAAAGACCGCATCGTTGAACCTCCTTATATAATAGAATCGGACAGCTTTGAAAACGCTGAAAGCTGGAGAGTCCACAAAATCTCCGACCTGAAGCCCGGCACCCAGCTAAACTATGTGCTGGACGTTGCCCCGGAATCCTTTTCAGAACCCGCAGTGCAGGAAGTCTTTGCCGGGGCCGCCACCGTTTTCGTGAATGCCGTGATGGGCTACACCGCCCTCTTCACCGAGGGCACCAAAGCTATGTACAGCCTGATCGACAAGAACACCGGTGCGCAGAAACTCTTCGGTGGCGGCGACACCATCCAGGATTTCCGAGGTCTGCTGCCCGGCATTTTCGCAAAAGCGGTGAATGATCCTCAATACTACTTTTTCACCGGCGGCGGGGCTGTCCTCGACTCCATCGTGAACGGCTCGCCCTACGGCATGAAGCCTGTCCAGGCCCTCATCAAAGAGTCCTGAAGGGAGAGTGAAAATGGAACTTCAAGAACTGGACCTCCGCAAGGAGTTTCCGCCGCCCAGCCTGGAAGAATGGAAACAGGCCGTGGTGGCCAGCCTTAAAGGCGCTGATTTCGACAAGGTGATGCGCACCAAAACTTACGAAGGCATCACCCTGAAACCCATATACACAAAGGAAGACGTGGCCGGACTGGGCTTCACGGACGCCCTGCCGGGCGAAGCTCCCCACCAGCGGGGAAACGCGCCTCAGGGCTTTGCCAGCCAAGGCTGGAAAGTGGCCCAGGCACAGACCACCCAAGACCTGGCGGCCCTGAACCGGGAAATTCTGGATGAGCTTTCCCGGGGACTTTCTGCTGTTAACCTCGTTCTGAAACACGACGATTTTCCCGCTGGAATCGAGCTCCGCTCCGCGGAAGACCTGGCCACTGCCCTGAAAGGGGTGGACCTGAAAGCTGCACCGCTCATGGCTCAAATGGATATGGGCGATCCCGACCTCTTCTCCTGGCTGGAGGAGTTTTGCGCCCAAACCAAACAGGACCTGAGCCAGCTTGACGGCTGCCTCGGCTTCGATCCCACTGGCGAGTTTGCCCGCAAGGGATTTCTGAACCTGCCTCTGGAAGATGTTTGGAGCCGGGTGGGCGCTGAAGTTGCGCGCAGGGTGGAAAAAGCTCCCAGGCTGCGCTGCCTTTCCATCGACGCCACGGTCTATGCCTCCAGCGGAGCCTCAGCCGTGCAGGAACTCGCTTTCGCCCTGTCCACCGCCATCGGTTATATCCAGGGCTTGCAGGTCAGCGGCTTGGAAATCGACAAGATCGCCCCGCTGTTTCAGGTGAAGTTTTCCCTCGGTTCCAATTTGTTCATGGAAATAGCCAAGATCAGGGCTTTCCGGATGCTGTGGAGCGAGATGGTAAAAGCTTTCGGCGGCAATGACGAGTCCCGCCGCATCTGGATCCACGGAAAAACCTCCACCTTCAACAAAAGCGGCTATGACCTCTATGTGAACATGCTGCGCACCAGCACGGAAGGGTTTGCCGGGGTCGTTGCAGGGGTGGACAGCCTTGAGATAGACCGTTTCGACGCAACGCTGGACGTCGAGGCCACCAAGTTTTCCAAACGGCTTGCCCGCAACCAGCAGCTTATCCTGGCCGAGGAAGCCCATCTGAGCAGGGTTGCCGACCCCGCAGGCGGATGCTATTATATCGAAAGCCTCACCGCGGATCTGGCAAGCCAGGCCTGGAAAATGATGCAGGAGCTGGAAGCCGGGGGCGGAATGATCCGCGGCCTCAAAGCCGGGACCATCCACACCATGATCGACGCTGTGGCCCAGGCAAGGATCGACGCCGTGCACAAAAGGAGAGATGTTTTCGTGGGCGTGAACATGTATGCCAATCCGGATGACGCTCTGCCGGCCTTGGCGGAAGCCTCTGTTGATGACAGCAAAGCCGCCGTGCGCCTCGAGTGGGGCGCCCTGCCGAAACGCCGAGCGGTGGAAGCTCTGGAACAATTCCGCTCCCGGATGGCGGCTTATGGCAAAAAGGTGTTCCTGATCACCATGGGCAGCCTGGCAGAATACAAGGTCCGCGCCGACTTCGCCACAGGCTTCCTGCAGGTGGGCGGATTTATCGTGGTGGAAGGAACTGGCTACACCGATGTTCAGTCCGCCGTGGAGGCCGCCGGGGACTACGAAGCTGTCTGCATCTGCAGTACGGACGACAAGTATCCCGAACTGGTGCCCGCGCTCTGCGCTCAACTGAAAGACAAGATAAAAATCCTGGCAGGCTATCCGGCCGACCAGGTGGAAGCTCACAAACAAAGCGGCATTGATGTCTTCATCCATCTGCGGGCAAACCTGCTGGACACCCTGCAATACCTGGCCGCCCGCATGGGGGTGCAAAAATGAAACCTGATTTCACCACTCTGAATCCCAGCTTCGCCGCGGAACCCAAAGCGCGGGAAGCAGTCGCATCCAAAGCCTGGCGCACCAACGAACAGTTGGACGTGAAGCCGCTTTACACCAAGGCTGACCTGGACAACCTGCAGCATTTAGATTATCTTTCCGGCCTGCCGCCTTTCCTGCGGGGGCCTTATCCTTCCATGTTCGTCCAGCGGCCCTGGACCATCCGTCAATACGCGGGTTTTTCCACCGCCGAGGAATCCAACGCCTTTTACCGCCGCAATTTGGCCATGGGCCAGAAAGGCCTCTCCATCGCTTTTGACCTCGCCACCCACCGCGGATACGATTCCGATCATCCCCGGGTGATCGGTGACGTGGGCAAAGCTGGGGTGGCTGTGGACAGCATTCTGGACATGAAAATCCTCTTCGACAGGATACCGCTGGACAGGATGAGTGTTTCCATGACGATGAACGGTGCCGTGATTCCCATCATGGCCTTCTACATCGTGGCCGCTGAGGAACAGGGTGTGAAGCCGGAACAGCTTAACGGCACCATCCAGAACGACATCCTGAAGGAATACATGGTGCGCAACACCTACATCTATCCACCGGAAGCCTCCATGCGCATCATCGCTGACATCTTCAAATACACGTCGCGGAACATGCCTAAGTTCAACAGCATCAGCATTTCCGGCTATCACATGCATGAAGCAGGAGCCACCGCCGACCTGGAGATGGCATATACTTTGGCCGATGGCCTGGAATACGTGCGCACGGCCGTGAACGCTGGCCTGGACATCGATTTGATCGCGCCCCGGCTGTCATTCTTCTGGGCCGAGGGCATGAACTACTTCATGGAAGTGGCCAAGCTCCGCGCCGCAAGAGTGCTCTGGGCCAAGATCATCAAAGGTTTTGGGGCCAAAAACCCGAAGAGCATGGCGCTGCGCACCCATTCCCAAACCTCCGGCTGGAGCCTCACCGAGCAGGATCCCTACAACAACGTGATCCGCACCTGTGTGGAAGCCCTGGCCGCCACGCTGGGACACACGCAATCCCTGCACACCAATTCCCTGGACGAAGCCATTGCCCTGCCCACCGATTTCAGCGCCCGCATCGCCCGCAACACCCAGCTCTTCCTGCAGCACGAGACCGGCATCACCAAGGTTATCGACCCCTGGGCCGGCTCCTACTATCTGGAAAGCCTTACGGACGCCCTGATGAAGCGCTCCTGGGGCCACATCATGGAAGTGGAGAAACTGGGCGGCATGGCCAAGGCCATCGAAACAGGCCTGCCCAAACTGCGCATCGAGGAAGCAGCCGCCAGAAGGCAGGCGCACATCGATTCCGGAGAAGACACCATCGTGGGCGTGAATAAATACCGTCTGGAGAAGGAAGACCCGATGGAAATCCTGGAAGTGGACAACTCCGCTGTGCGCGAATCCCAGATCGCCCGCTTGGCCAAACTCCGCGCCGAACGCGACGAAGCCAGGGTGAAAGCCTGCCTCGGCGCCATCACCCAGGCAGCTAAAGACAAAACCGGAAACCTGCTCGAGCTGGCGGTGGACGCTGCCCGGGCCAGAGCTTCCCTGGGCGAGATTTCCAGCGCCATGGAATCCGTCTTCGGACGCCACCAGGCTTCCATCAAACTCATCAACAACGTTTACAGCAGCGAGTATGCCAAAATGGATGAAATAGAACAAGTTCGCGCCCTCACAGACAGGTTTGCCGACCGCGAGGGACGCCGCCCCCGCATCCTGGTTGCCAAAATGGGCCAGGACGGCCACGACCGCGGCGCAAAGGTGGTTGCCACCGCTTTTGCCGACATGGGTTTCGACGTGGACATGGGACCCCTGTTCCAGACCCCGGACGAAACAGCCCGCCAGGCAGTGGAAAACGACGTCCACATCGTCGGCATGAGTTCACTGGCCGCCGGCCACAAGACCCTGCTGCCGCAACTGGTGGAGGAACTGGCAAAGCTTGGCCGCGAGGATATCCTAATCGTGGTTGGGGGCGTGATTCCGCCCCAGGACTACGATTTCCTGCTGGACAAAGGCGCCACGGCCATTTTCGGGCCCGGCACCAAACTGCCTGAATGCGCCACCCTGTTGCTGGAAAAACTGTTGCAGGATTGAGCGTGACCAGGC contains the following coding sequences:
- a CDS encoding phosphoglycerate kinase — protein: MTSIPCFLEADLHGKTVLVRMDHNVVKKGKIKDPMRIEATIPTLLHIFKKGGRPILMSHVGRPYNKATGAITISEGEAVGPIVKYLEDKLQLRGLIPDCPAEGEKGITDLSPIGAAVSAMKEGKADFVYLPNTRWFKGEESKNEDSDALAAKLASFADLFINDAFGSWQPHASTFNITKYLPSYAGLLMLKEIANLQKVFEPRKPLVSVVAGSKFDTKIGPLSSLIKISDKLVLGGVLYNAYLAVKYQIGIKGLEPSDLEMAEKFLQEAGPLKDRIVEPPYIIESDSFENAESWRVHKISDLKPGTQLNYVLDVAPESFSEPAVQEVFAGAATVFVNAVMGYTALFTEGTKAMYSLIDKNTGAQKLFGGGDTIQDFRGLLPGIFAKAVNDPQYYFFTGGGAVLDSIVNGSPYGMKPVQALIKES
- the scpA gene encoding methylmalonyl-CoA mutase, producing the protein MKPDFTTLNPSFAAEPKAREAVASKAWRTNEQLDVKPLYTKADLDNLQHLDYLSGLPPFLRGPYPSMFVQRPWTIRQYAGFSTAEESNAFYRRNLAMGQKGLSIAFDLATHRGYDSDHPRVIGDVGKAGVAVDSILDMKILFDRIPLDRMSVSMTMNGAVIPIMAFYIVAAEEQGVKPEQLNGTIQNDILKEYMVRNTYIYPPEASMRIIADIFKYTSRNMPKFNSISISGYHMHEAGATADLEMAYTLADGLEYVRTAVNAGLDIDLIAPRLSFFWAEGMNYFMEVAKLRAARVLWAKIIKGFGAKNPKSMALRTHSQTSGWSLTEQDPYNNVIRTCVEALAATLGHTQSLHTNSLDEAIALPTDFSARIARNTQLFLQHETGITKVIDPWAGSYYLESLTDALMKRSWGHIMEVEKLGGMAKAIETGLPKLRIEEAAARRQAHIDSGEDTIVGVNKYRLEKEDPMEILEVDNSAVRESQIARLAKLRAERDEARVKACLGAITQAAKDKTGNLLELAVDAARARASLGEISSAMESVFGRHQASIKLINNVYSSEYAKMDEIEQVRALTDRFADREGRRPRILVAKMGQDGHDRGAKVVATAFADMGFDVDMGPLFQTPDETARQAVENDVHIVGMSSLAAGHKTLLPQLVEELAKLGREDILIVVGGVIPPQDYDFLLDKGATAIFGPGTKLPECATLLLEKLLQD
- a CDS encoding methylmalonyl-CoA mutase, with protein sequence MELQELDLRKEFPPPSLEEWKQAVVASLKGADFDKVMRTKTYEGITLKPIYTKEDVAGLGFTDALPGEAPHQRGNAPQGFASQGWKVAQAQTTQDLAALNREILDELSRGLSAVNLVLKHDDFPAGIELRSAEDLATALKGVDLKAAPLMAQMDMGDPDLFSWLEEFCAQTKQDLSQLDGCLGFDPTGEFARKGFLNLPLEDVWSRVGAEVARRVEKAPRLRCLSIDATVYASSGASAVQELAFALSTAIGYIQGLQVSGLEIDKIAPLFQVKFSLGSNLFMEIAKIRAFRMLWSEMVKAFGGNDESRRIWIHGKTSTFNKSGYDLYVNMLRTSTEGFAGVVAGVDSLEIDRFDATLDVEATKFSKRLARNQQLILAEEAHLSRVADPAGGCYYIESLTADLASQAWKMMQELEAGGGMIRGLKAGTIHTMIDAVAQARIDAVHKRRDVFVGVNMYANPDDALPALAEASVDDSKAAVRLEWGALPKRRAVEALEQFRSRMAAYGKKVFLITMGSLAEYKVRADFATGFLQVGGFIVVEGTGYTDVQSAVEAAGDYEAVCICSTDDKYPELVPALCAQLKDKIKILAGYPADQVEAHKQSGIDVFIHLRANLLDTLQYLAARMGVQK
- a CDS encoding thermonuclease family protein; translation: MRYRITKKSLLSLALGLIVLLAVRFLSAKEIRGQVVSIQDGDTITVLQGRTTCKVRLAAVDCPEKGQAFGNVAKQFTSDLVFGKAVKVKYEELDRYNRYLGTVYIGGKNLNKELLKAGLAWHYKQYSKDPVLAALEVKARQDRKGLWSDPKAIPPWEFRRLKREKA